One Loxodonta africana isolate mLoxAfr1 chromosome 4, mLoxAfr1.hap2, whole genome shotgun sequence genomic region harbors:
- the CD63 gene encoding CD63 antigen, which translates to MAVEGGMKCVKFLLYVLLLAFCACAVGLIAVGVRAQLILNQTINQGATAGSLLPVVIIAVGAFLFLVALVGCCGACKENYCLMITFAIFLSLIMLVEVATAIAGYVFRDQVISEFKKDFQKQMQTYPRDNQTVILLDKLQQDFKCCGANNYTDWENILVPKGRVPDSCCMNVTLGCGVHANVTDIYVKGCVEMIGGWLRSRVLVVAAAALGIAFVEVLGIVFACCLVKSIRSGYEVM; encoded by the exons TTCTTCTGCTGGCCTTTTGC GCCTGTGCAGTGGGACTGATTGCTGTAGGTGTGCGGGCCCAGCTCATCCTGAATCAGACTATTAACCAAGGGGCCACCGCTGGCTCCCTGTTGCCTGTGGTCATCATTGCAGTGGGTGCCTTCCTCTTCCTGGTGGCCCTTGTGGGTTGCTGTGGGGCCTGCAAAGAGAACTACTGTCTTATGATCACA TTTGCCATCTTCCTGTCTCTTATCATGCTGGTGGAGGTGGCCACAGCCATTGCAGGCTATGTGTTTAGAGACCAG GTGATATCAGAGTTTAAGAAGGATTTCCAGAAGCAGATGCAGACATACCCAAGAGACAACCAAACGGTCATACTCTTGGACAAGTTGCAACAAGAT TTTAAGTGCTGTGGGGCTAATAACTACACAGATTGGGAGAACATTCTAGTGCCCAAGGGCAGAGTTCCTGACTCCTGTTGCATGAATGTCACTCTGGGCTGTGGGGTTCATGCCAACGTGACGGATATCTATGTCAAG GGCTGTGTGGAGATGATTGGGGGCTGGCTGAGGAGCAGAGTGTTGGTGGTAGCTGCAGCAGCCCTGGGCATTGCCTTTGTGGAG GTCCTGGGAATTGTCTTTGCCTGTTGCCTCGTGAAGAGTATCCGAAGTGGCTACGAGGTGATGTAG
- the RDH5 gene encoding retinol dehydrogenase 5 codes for MWLPLLLGALLWGVLWLLRDRQSLPSSDAFIFITGCDSGFGRLLALRLDQRGFRVLASCLTPAGAEDLQRVASSRLHTILLDVTDPQSVQWAAKWVKTQVGEAGLFGLVNNAGVAGIIGPTPWLTWDDFHRVLSVNTLGPIGVTLALLPLLQQARGRVVNITSVLGRLAANGGGYCVSKFGLEAFSDSLRRDVAPFGVRVSIVEPGFFRTPVTNLESLEDALQACWVRLPSATQAQYGEAFLTKYLKVQQCIMNLLCDPDLTKVSRCLEHALTARHPRTRYSPGWDAKLLWLPASYLPASLVDTVLTWVLPKPAQAVY; via the exons ATGTGGCTTCCTCTGCTGCTGGGTGCCTTGCTCTGGGGAGTATTGTGGTTGCTCCGAGACCGGCAGAGCCTGCCCTCCAGCGATGCCTTCATCTTCATCACCGGCTGTGACTCAGGCTTTGGGCGGCTTCTAGCACTACGACTGGACCAGCGAGGCTTCCGCGTCCTGGCCAGCTGCCTGACCCCCGCAGGGGCTGAGGACCTACAGCGAGTGGCCTCCTCCCGCCTCCACACCATCCTGCTGGATGTCACTGATCCCCAGAGTGTCCAGTGGGCAGCCAAATGGGTAAAGACACAGGTTGGGGAAGCAG GACTTTTTGGTCTGGTGAACAATGCTGGTGTGGCTGGTATCATCGGGCCCACACCATGGCTGACATGGGATGATTTCCACCGCGTGCTGAGTGTGAACACCCTGGGTCCCATCGGGGTCACCCTTGCCCTGCTGCCCCTGTTGCAACAGGCCCGTGGTCGGGTAGTCAACATCACCAGCGTCCTGGGTCGCTTGGCAGCCAATGGCGGTGGCTACTGTGTCTCCAAGTTTGGCCTGGAGGCCTTCTCTGACAGCCTGAG GCGGGATGTGGCCCCTTTTGGTGTAAGGGTCTCCATCGTGGAGCCTGGCTTCTTCCGAACCCCTGTGACCAACCTGGAGAGTTTGGAGGACGCCCTGCAGGCCTGCTGGGTGCGGCTCCCTTCTGCCACACAGGCTCAATATGGAGAGGCCTTCCTCACTAAGT ACCTGAAAGTACAGCAATGTATCATGAACCTGCTCTGTGACCCAGACCTGACCAAGGTGAGCAGATGCCTGGAGCATGCCCTGACTGCCCGTCACCCCCGAACCCGCTACAGCCCAGGCTGGGATGCCAAGTTGCTCTGGCTACCGGCCTCCTACCTGCCAGCCAGCCTGGTGGACACTGTGCTCACCTGGGTCCTTCCCAAACCTGCCCAGGCAGTCTACTGA
- the BLOC1S1 gene encoding biogenesis of lysosome-related organelles complex 1 subunit 1: protein MIFATYLLYPQKEGGSRPHVILRSRDLRLLGAEARVPAPRAGGVWGVPCPAPSPPPDATMLSRLLKEHQAKQNERKELQEKRRREAITAATCLTEALVDHLNVGVAQAYMNQRKLDHEVKTLQVQAAQFAKQTGQWIGMVENFNQALKEIGDVENWARSIELDMRTIATALEYVYKGQLQSAPS from the exons ATGATCTTCGCTACCTACCTACTCTACCCTCAAAAGGAGGGCGGCTCCCGACCTCACGTGATACTGAGGTCACGTGACCTGCGCCTCCTGGGAGCCGAAGCCCGGGTTCCAGCTCCGCGAGCCGGAGGGGTCTGGGGTGTGCCGTGCCCAGCGCCCAGTCCCCCGCCCGACGCGACCATGCTGTCCCGCCTGCTGAAAGAGCACCAGGCCAAGCAGAATGAACGCAAGGAGCTGCAGG AGAAGAGGAGACGAGAGGCTATCACTGCAGCAACCTGCCTGACAGAAGCTTTGGTGGATCACCTCAATGTGGG TGTGGCCCAGGCCTACATGAACCAGAGGAAACTGGACCATGAGGTGAAGACTTTACAGGTACAGGCTGCCCAGTTTGCCAAGCAGACTGGCCAGTGGATCGGAATGGTGGAGAACTTCAATCAGGCACTCAAG gaAATCGGAGATGTGGAGAACTGGGCTCGGAGCATTGAGCTGGATATGCGCACCATTGCCACTGCACTGGAGTATGTCTACAAAGGGCAGCTGCAGTCAGCCCCCTCCTAA
- the ITGA7 gene encoding integrin alpha-7 isoform X1, with translation MAGTRGHDPWGASGLFYLLGSLLAGMFCPGAVAFNLDVMGALRKEGESGSLFGFSVALHRQLQPRPQSWLLVGAPQALALPGQQANRTGGLFACPLSLEETDCYRVDIDQGVDVQKESKENQWLGVSVRSQGPGGKIVTCAHRYEARQRVDQILETRDVIGRCFVLSQDLAIRDELDGGEWKFCEGRPQGHDQFGFCQQGTAAAFSPDSHYLLFGAPGTYNWKGLLFVTNIDSSDPDQLVYKTLDPADRLPGPVGDLALNSYLGFSIDSGKGLVRAEELSFVAGAPRANHKGAVVILRKDSASRLVPEVVLSGERLTSGFGYSLAVADLNNDGWPDLVVGAPYFFERQEELGGAVYVYMNQGGHWADVSPLRLCGSPDSMFGVSVAILGDLNQDGFPDIAVGAPFDGDGKVFIYHGSSLGVVLTPSQVLEGEAVGIKSFGYSLSGGLDMDGNHYPDLLVGSLADTAVLFRARPVLHVSHEVFIAPRTIDLEQPNCPGGHSVCVDLRVCFSYIAAPSSYSPIVALNYMIDGDTDRRLRGQVPRVTFLSRNPDDPKHQASGTVWLKHQHDRVCGDTMFQLQENVKDKLRAIVVTLSYSLQTPRLRRQAPGQGLPPVAPILNVHQPSTQRAEIHFLKQGCGEDKICQSNLQLVQARFCSRVSDTEFQPLPMDADGMTALFALSGQPVIGLELKVTNLPSDPAQPQADGDDAHEALLLVTLPASLDYSGVRALDPAEKPLCLSNENASHVVCELGNPMKRGAQVTFYLILSTSGITIETTELDVELLLATISEQELHPVSLRARVFIELPLSITGVAIPQQLFFSGVVRGESAMRSERDVGSKVKYEVTVSNQGQSLNTLGSAFLNIMWPHEIANGKWLLYPVRVELEGGQGPGQKGFCSPRPNILHLDVYSWDRRRRELGQPEQQEPREQPEPSASWWPVSSAEKMKNITLDCARGTANCIVFSCPLYSFDRVAVLRVWGRLWNSTFLEEYSTVKSLEVIVRANITVKSSIKNLLLKDASTVIPVMVYLDPMAVVAEGVPWWVILLAVLAGLLVLALLVLLMWKMGFFKRARYPEATVPQYHAVKIPREDRQQFKEEKTGTILRNNWGSPRREGPDAHPILAADGRPELGPDRHPVPATA, from the exons ATGGCCGGGACACGGGGCCACGATCCTTGGGGGGCCTCTGGGCTTTTCTACCTTCTTGGCTCTCTGCTTGCCGGAATGTTCTGCCCCGGGGCTGTTGCCTTCAATCTGGACGTGATGGGCGCCCTGCGCAAGGAGGGCGAGTCGGGTAGTCTCTTCGGCTTCTCTGTGGCCCTGCACCGACAGTTGCAGCCCCGACCCCAGAGCTG GCTGTTGGTGGGTGCTCCTCAGGCCCTGGCTCTGCCTGGGCAGCAGGCAAATCGCACTGGAGGCCTCTTCGCCTGCCCCTTGAGCCTGGAGGAGACCGACTGCTACAGAGTGGACATCGACCAGGGAG TTGATGTGCAAAAGGAGAGCAAGGAGAACCAGTGGCTGGGAGTCAGTGTTCGGAGCCAGGGGCCAGGGGGCAAGATTGTT ACCTGTGCACATCGATATGAGGCACGGCAGCGAGTGGACCAGATCCTGGAGACGCGCGATGTGATCGGTCGCTGCTTTGTGCTCAGCCAGGACCTCGCCATCCGTGATGAGCTGGATGGTGGGGAGTGGAAGTTCTGTGAGGGGCGCCCCCAGGGCCACGACCAATTTGGGTTCTGCCAGCAGGGCACAGCCGCCGCCTTCTCCCCCGACAGCCACTATCTCCTCTTTGGGGCCCCGGGAACTTATAACTGGAAGG GGTTGCTCTTTGTGACCAACATTGATAGCTCAGACCCTGACCAGCTGGTGTATAAAACTTTGGACCCTGCTGACCGGCTCCCAGGACCAGTCGGAGACTTGGCCCTGAATAGCTACTTAG GTTTCTCCATTGACTCGGGGAAGGGGCTGGTGCGTGCAGAGGAGCTGAGCTTTGTCGCAGGGGCGCCTCGTGCCAACCACAAGGGTGCTGTGGTCATTCTGCGCAAGGACAGTGCCAGCCGCCTGGTACCTGAAGTCGTATTGTCTGGGGAGCGCCTGACCTCTGGCTTTGGCTATTCACTGGCTGTGGCCGATCTCAACAATGATGG CTGGCCAGACCTGGTAGTGGGTGCCCCCTACTTCTTTGAGCGCCAAGAAGAGCTGGGTGGTGCTGTGTATGTGTACATGAACCAGGGTGGTCACTGGGCTGATGTCTCCCCTCTTCGACTCTGCGGCTCCCCTGACTCCATGTTTGGAGTCAGTGTGGCTATCCTGGGGGACCTCAACCAAGATGGCTTCCCAG ATATCGCTGTGGGTGCTCCCTTTGATGGTGATGGAAAAGTCTTTATCTACCACGGGAGCAGCCTGGGGGTTGTTCTTACACCTTCACAG GTGCTGGAGGGCGAGGCTGTGGGCATCAAGAGCTTCGGCTACTCCCTGTCTGGCGGCCTGGATATGGACGGGAATCATTACCCCGATCTGCTGGTGGGCTCCCTGGCTGACACTGCTGTCCTCTTTAG GGCCAGACCTGTCCTCCATGTCTCCCATGAGGTCTTCATTGCTCCTCGTACCATCGACCTAGAACAGCCCAACTGTCCTGGTGGCCACTCAGTCTG TGTGGACCTAAGGGTATGTTTCAGCTACATCGCAGCCCCCAGCAGCTACAGCCCTATTGTGG CCCTGAATTACATGATAGATGGAGACACAGACCGGAGGCTCCGGGGCCAGGTCCCACGGGTGACCTTCCTGAGTCGTAATCCAGATGACCCCAAACACCAGGCCTCGGGCACCGTGTGGCTGAAGCACCAGCATGACCGAGTCTGTGGAGACACCATGTTCCAGCTGCAG gaGAATGTCAAAGATAAGCTTCGGGCCATTGTGGTGACGCTGTCCTATAGTCTCCAGACCCCTCGGCTCCGGCGACAGGCTCCTGGCCAGGGGCTTCCCCCAGTGGCCCCCATCCTCAATGTCCACCAGCCCAGCACCCAGCGGGCAGAG ATCCACTTTCTGAAGCAAGGCTGTGGTGAAGACAAGATCTGCCAGAGCAACCTGCAGCTAGTCCAGGCTCGCTTCTGTTCCCGGGTCAGCGACACGGAGTTCCAGCCTCTGCCCAT GGATGCTGATGGGATGACAGCCCTGTTTGCACTGAGTGGGCAGCCAGTCATCGGCCTGGAGCTGAAGGTCACCAACCTGCCCTCGGACCCAGCCCAGCCCCAGGCTGATGGGGACGATGCTCACGAGGCCCTGCTCCTGGTCACTCTCCCTGCCTCTTTGGACTACTCAGGAGTCCGGGCCTTGGACCCTGCC GAGAAGCCACTCTGCTTGTCCAATGAGAATGCTTCCCATGTCGTGTGTGAGCTGGGGAACCCCATGAAGAGAGGTGCCCAG GTCACCTTCTACCTTATACTTAGCACCTCAGGGATCACCATTGAGACCACAGAGCTGGACGTGGAGCTGCTGCTGGCCAC GATCAGCGAGCAGGAGCTGCATCCAGTCTCTCTTCGGGCCCGGGTCTTCATTGAGCTGCCCCTGTCCATCACTGG GGTGGCCATTCCCCAGCAACTCTTCTTCTCCGGTGTGGTGAGGGGCGAGAGTGCCATGAGGTCTGAGCGTGATGTGGGCAGCAAGGTCAAGTATGAGGTCACG GTCTCCAACCAAGGCCAGTCGCTCAACACTCTGGGCTCTGCCTTCCTCAACATTATGTGGCCCCACGAGATTGCCAATGGGAAGTGGCTGCTGTACCCTGTACGGGTGGAGCTGGAGGGCGGGCAGGGGCCCGGGCAGAAGGGGTTCTGTTCCCCGAGGCCCAATATCCTCCACCTG GATGTGTACAGCTGGGACAGGAGGCGGCGGGAGCTGGGGCAGCCTGAGCAGCAGGAGCCACGTGAGCAGCCGGAGCCTAGCGCATCCTGGTGGCCAGTGTCCTCTGCTGAGAAGATGAAAAACATCACCCTG GACTGCGCCCGAGGCACAGCTAACTGCATAGTGTTCAGCTGCCCGCTCTACAGCTTTGACCGCGTGGCTGTGCTGCGAGTCTGGGGCCGCCTCTGGAACAGCACCTTCCTGGAG GAGTACTCAACTGTGAAATCCCTGGAAGTGATTGTCCGGGCCAACATCACGGTGAAGTCCTCCATCAAGAACTTGCTGCTTAAAGATGCCTCCACAGTG ATTCCAGTGATGGTGTATTTGGACCCGATGGCCGTGGTGGCAGAAGGAGTCCCCTGGTGGGTCATCCTCTTGGCTGTACTGGCTGGGCTGTTGGTGCTGGCACTGCTGGTGCTGCTGATGTGGAAG ATGGGATTCTTCAAGCGGGCTCGGTACCCTGAGGCAACAGTGCCCCAGTACCATGCGGTGAAGATCCCACGGGAAGATCGGCAGCAGTTCAAGGAGGAGAAGACAGGCACCATCCTGAGGAACAACTGGGGCAGCCCCCGGAGGGAAGGCCCTGATGCACACCCCATCCTGGCTGCGGATGGGCGCCCTGAGCTGGGCCCTGACAGGCATCCTGTGCCAGCCACTGCCTAG
- the ITGA7 gene encoding integrin alpha-7 isoform X2, translating into MAGTRGHDPWGASGLFYLLGSLLAGMFCPGAVAFNLDVMGALRKEGESGSLFGFSVALHRQLQPRPQSWLLVGAPQALALPGQQANRTGGLFACPLSLEETDCYRVDIDQGVDVQKESKENQWLGVSVRSQGPGGKIVTCAHRYEARQRVDQILETRDVIGRCFVLSQDLAIRDELDGGEWKFCEGRPQGHDQFGFCQQGTAAAFSPDSHYLLFGAPGTYNWKGTARVELCVQGSADLAYLDDGPYEAGGEKEQDPRLIPVPANSYFGLLFVTNIDSSDPDQLVYKTLDPADRLPGPVGDLALNSYLGFSIDSGKGLVRAEELSFVAGAPRANHKGAVVILRKDSASRLVPEVVLSGERLTSGFGYSLAVADLNNDGWPDLVVGAPYFFERQEELGGAVYVYMNQGGHWADVSPLRLCGSPDSMFGVSVAILGDLNQDGFPDIAVGAPFDGDGKVFIYHGSSLGVVLTPSQVLEGEAVGIKSFGYSLSGGLDMDGNHYPDLLVGSLADTAVLFRARPVLHVSHEVFIAPRTIDLEQPNCPGGHSVCVDLRVCFSYIAAPSSYSPIVALNYMIDGDTDRRLRGQVPRVTFLSRNPDDPKHQASGTVWLKHQHDRVCGDTMFQLQENVKDKLRAIVVTLSYSLQTPRLRRQAPGQGLPPVAPILNVHQPSTQRAEIHFLKQGCGEDKICQSNLQLVQARFCSRVSDTEFQPLPMDADGMTALFALSGQPVIGLELKVTNLPSDPAQPQADGDDAHEALLLVTLPASLDYSGVRALDPAEKPLCLSNENASHVVCELGNPMKRGAQVTFYLILSTSGITIETTELDVELLLATISEQELHPVSLRARVFIELPLSITGVAIPQQLFFSGVVRGESAMRSERDVGSKVKYEVTVSNQGQSLNTLGSAFLNIMWPHEIANGKWLLYPVRVELEGGQGPGQKGFCSPRPNILHLDVYSWDRRRRELGQPEQQEPREQPEPSASWWPVSSAEKMKNITLDCARGTANCIVFSCPLYSFDRVAVLRVWGRLWNSTFLEEYSTVKSLEVIVRANITVKSSIKNLLLKDASTVIPVMVYLDPMAVVAEGVPWWVILLAVLAGLLVLALLVLLMWKMGFFKRARYPEATVPQYHAVKIPREDRQQFKEEKTGTILRNNWGSPRREGPDAHPILAADGRPELGPDRHPVPATA; encoded by the exons ATGGCCGGGACACGGGGCCACGATCCTTGGGGGGCCTCTGGGCTTTTCTACCTTCTTGGCTCTCTGCTTGCCGGAATGTTCTGCCCCGGGGCTGTTGCCTTCAATCTGGACGTGATGGGCGCCCTGCGCAAGGAGGGCGAGTCGGGTAGTCTCTTCGGCTTCTCTGTGGCCCTGCACCGACAGTTGCAGCCCCGACCCCAGAGCTG GCTGTTGGTGGGTGCTCCTCAGGCCCTGGCTCTGCCTGGGCAGCAGGCAAATCGCACTGGAGGCCTCTTCGCCTGCCCCTTGAGCCTGGAGGAGACCGACTGCTACAGAGTGGACATCGACCAGGGAG TTGATGTGCAAAAGGAGAGCAAGGAGAACCAGTGGCTGGGAGTCAGTGTTCGGAGCCAGGGGCCAGGGGGCAAGATTGTT ACCTGTGCACATCGATATGAGGCACGGCAGCGAGTGGACCAGATCCTGGAGACGCGCGATGTGATCGGTCGCTGCTTTGTGCTCAGCCAGGACCTCGCCATCCGTGATGAGCTGGATGGTGGGGAGTGGAAGTTCTGTGAGGGGCGCCCCCAGGGCCACGACCAATTTGGGTTCTGCCAGCAGGGCACAGCCGCCGCCTTCTCCCCCGACAGCCACTATCTCCTCTTTGGGGCCCCGGGAACTTATAACTGGAAGG GCACGGCCAGGGTGGAGCTCTGTGTGCAGGGCTCAGCGGACCTGGCATACCTGGACGACGGGCCCTACGAGGCGGGGGGCGAGAAGGAGCAGGACCCCCGCCTCATCCCGGTCCCTGCCAACAGCTACTTTG GGTTGCTCTTTGTGACCAACATTGATAGCTCAGACCCTGACCAGCTGGTGTATAAAACTTTGGACCCTGCTGACCGGCTCCCAGGACCAGTCGGAGACTTGGCCCTGAATAGCTACTTAG GTTTCTCCATTGACTCGGGGAAGGGGCTGGTGCGTGCAGAGGAGCTGAGCTTTGTCGCAGGGGCGCCTCGTGCCAACCACAAGGGTGCTGTGGTCATTCTGCGCAAGGACAGTGCCAGCCGCCTGGTACCTGAAGTCGTATTGTCTGGGGAGCGCCTGACCTCTGGCTTTGGCTATTCACTGGCTGTGGCCGATCTCAACAATGATGG CTGGCCAGACCTGGTAGTGGGTGCCCCCTACTTCTTTGAGCGCCAAGAAGAGCTGGGTGGTGCTGTGTATGTGTACATGAACCAGGGTGGTCACTGGGCTGATGTCTCCCCTCTTCGACTCTGCGGCTCCCCTGACTCCATGTTTGGAGTCAGTGTGGCTATCCTGGGGGACCTCAACCAAGATGGCTTCCCAG ATATCGCTGTGGGTGCTCCCTTTGATGGTGATGGAAAAGTCTTTATCTACCACGGGAGCAGCCTGGGGGTTGTTCTTACACCTTCACAG GTGCTGGAGGGCGAGGCTGTGGGCATCAAGAGCTTCGGCTACTCCCTGTCTGGCGGCCTGGATATGGACGGGAATCATTACCCCGATCTGCTGGTGGGCTCCCTGGCTGACACTGCTGTCCTCTTTAG GGCCAGACCTGTCCTCCATGTCTCCCATGAGGTCTTCATTGCTCCTCGTACCATCGACCTAGAACAGCCCAACTGTCCTGGTGGCCACTCAGTCTG TGTGGACCTAAGGGTATGTTTCAGCTACATCGCAGCCCCCAGCAGCTACAGCCCTATTGTGG CCCTGAATTACATGATAGATGGAGACACAGACCGGAGGCTCCGGGGCCAGGTCCCACGGGTGACCTTCCTGAGTCGTAATCCAGATGACCCCAAACACCAGGCCTCGGGCACCGTGTGGCTGAAGCACCAGCATGACCGAGTCTGTGGAGACACCATGTTCCAGCTGCAG gaGAATGTCAAAGATAAGCTTCGGGCCATTGTGGTGACGCTGTCCTATAGTCTCCAGACCCCTCGGCTCCGGCGACAGGCTCCTGGCCAGGGGCTTCCCCCAGTGGCCCCCATCCTCAATGTCCACCAGCCCAGCACCCAGCGGGCAGAG ATCCACTTTCTGAAGCAAGGCTGTGGTGAAGACAAGATCTGCCAGAGCAACCTGCAGCTAGTCCAGGCTCGCTTCTGTTCCCGGGTCAGCGACACGGAGTTCCAGCCTCTGCCCAT GGATGCTGATGGGATGACAGCCCTGTTTGCACTGAGTGGGCAGCCAGTCATCGGCCTGGAGCTGAAGGTCACCAACCTGCCCTCGGACCCAGCCCAGCCCCAGGCTGATGGGGACGATGCTCACGAGGCCCTGCTCCTGGTCACTCTCCCTGCCTCTTTGGACTACTCAGGAGTCCGGGCCTTGGACCCTGCC GAGAAGCCACTCTGCTTGTCCAATGAGAATGCTTCCCATGTCGTGTGTGAGCTGGGGAACCCCATGAAGAGAGGTGCCCAG GTCACCTTCTACCTTATACTTAGCACCTCAGGGATCACCATTGAGACCACAGAGCTGGACGTGGAGCTGCTGCTGGCCAC GATCAGCGAGCAGGAGCTGCATCCAGTCTCTCTTCGGGCCCGGGTCTTCATTGAGCTGCCCCTGTCCATCACTGG GGTGGCCATTCCCCAGCAACTCTTCTTCTCCGGTGTGGTGAGGGGCGAGAGTGCCATGAGGTCTGAGCGTGATGTGGGCAGCAAGGTCAAGTATGAGGTCACG GTCTCCAACCAAGGCCAGTCGCTCAACACTCTGGGCTCTGCCTTCCTCAACATTATGTGGCCCCACGAGATTGCCAATGGGAAGTGGCTGCTGTACCCTGTACGGGTGGAGCTGGAGGGCGGGCAGGGGCCCGGGCAGAAGGGGTTCTGTTCCCCGAGGCCCAATATCCTCCACCTG GATGTGTACAGCTGGGACAGGAGGCGGCGGGAGCTGGGGCAGCCTGAGCAGCAGGAGCCACGTGAGCAGCCGGAGCCTAGCGCATCCTGGTGGCCAGTGTCCTCTGCTGAGAAGATGAAAAACATCACCCTG GACTGCGCCCGAGGCACAGCTAACTGCATAGTGTTCAGCTGCCCGCTCTACAGCTTTGACCGCGTGGCTGTGCTGCGAGTCTGGGGCCGCCTCTGGAACAGCACCTTCCTGGAG GAGTACTCAACTGTGAAATCCCTGGAAGTGATTGTCCGGGCCAACATCACGGTGAAGTCCTCCATCAAGAACTTGCTGCTTAAAGATGCCTCCACAGTG ATTCCAGTGATGGTGTATTTGGACCCGATGGCCGTGGTGGCAGAAGGAGTCCCCTGGTGGGTCATCCTCTTGGCTGTACTGGCTGGGCTGTTGGTGCTGGCACTGCTGGTGCTGCTGATGTGGAAG ATGGGATTCTTCAAGCGGGCTCGGTACCCTGAGGCAACAGTGCCCCAGTACCATGCGGTGAAGATCCCACGGGAAGATCGGCAGCAGTTCAAGGAGGAGAAGACAGGCACCATCCTGAGGAACAACTGGGGCAGCCCCCGGAGGGAAGGCCCTGATGCACACCCCATCCTGGCTGCGGATGGGCGCCCTGAGCTGGGCCCTGACAGGCATCCTGTGCCAGCCACTGCCTAG
- the TMT1B gene encoding thiol S-methyltransferase TMT1B encodes MNAFIRLLQLLVLLLTLPLHVLALLGYWQPLCKTYFPYLMAVLTVQTNRKVENKKRELFSQIKKFAGPSGKVALLELGCGTGANFGFYPFGCRITCLDPNPHFEKFLRKSMAENKHLEYEQFVVASGEDMRQLADGSMDVVVCTLVLCSVDSPKKVLQEVHRVLRPGGVLFFWEHVAEPLGSWALMWQQVLEPTWKHIGDGCCLTRETWKDLESAQFSELQMEQQPPPIKWLPVGPHIMGKAVK; translated from the exons ATGAATGCCTTCATCCGACTCCTGCAGCTGCTGGTGCTGCTCCTGACCCTGCCTTTGCACGTCTTGGCATTACTGGGCTACTGGCAGCCTCTGTGCAAAACCTACTTCCCTTACTTGATGGCTGTGCTGACCGTCCAGACCAACCGCAAAGTGGAGAACAAGAAGCGGGAGCTCTTTAGCCAGATCAAGAAATTTGCAGGGCCCTCTGGGAAGGTGGCCCTGCTGGAGCTGGGCTGTGGCACCGGGGCCAACTTTGGGTTCTACCCATTTGGCTGCAGGATCACCTGCCTGGACCCAAACCCCCACTTTGAGAAGTTCCTGAGAAAGAGCATGGCTGAGAACAAGCACCTCGAATATGAGCAGTTTGTGGTGGCTTCCGGAGAGGACATGAGACAACTGGCTGATGGCTCTATGGATGTGGTGGTCTGCACCCTGGTGCTGTGTTCTGTGGACAGCCCAAAGAAGGTCTTGCAAGAGGTCCACAGAGTGCTGAGGCCG gGAGGAGTGCTCTTTTTCTGGGAGCATGTGGCTGAGCCGCTTGGAAGCTGGGCCTTAATGTGGCAGCAAGTTTTAGAGCCCACCTGGAAACACATTGGGGATGGATGCTGCCTCACCCGAGAGACCTGGAAAGACCTGGAGAGCGCCCAGTTCTCTGAACTCCAAATGGAGCAACAACCCCCTCCCATCAAGTGGTTACCTGTTGGGCCCCACATCATGGGGAAGGCTGTGAAATAA